The Glycine max cultivar Williams 82 chromosome 12, Glycine_max_v4.0, whole genome shotgun sequence genome window below encodes:
- the LOC100786509 gene encoding uncharacterized protein, with protein sequence MDLNAFPFDLNEEPLFDLNEEPLFDLNQELHDLNGEEENFATGEESNTHITADSEEVHEVQNESHENIQEEQPQNNDEEQLQMQRKVKMLSNEERITIYQLLLQKSVDGKLPQGVKESVASSFSVCRKTIDRIWKRAKESETHDVSHKKTKNSGRKRVEIDLSQLREIPLSQRTTVRTLAVAMKTNTSAMYRLIQSGAIKRHSSAIKPQLTEEGKRLRLEFCLSMLEGIPHDPMFQSMYNIIHIDEKWFYMTKKSERYYLLPDEDKPHRSCKSKNFVPKVMFLTAVARPRFDSEKNVTFSGKIGIFPFVTQEPAKRTSVNRVAGTMETKAITSINRDLIRSVFIEKVLPATKEVWPRDELGSTIFIQQDNARTHINPDDPEFVQAATQDGFDIRLMCQPPNSPDFNVLDLGFFSAIQSLHYKEAPKTIDELVNAVVKSFENYCVVKSNFIFLSLQLCMIETMKAKGSNRYTSQHMQKEKLETEEQLPIQLKCDPILVQETLDYLNNN encoded by the exons ATGGATCTCAATGCTTTTCCATTTGATTTAAATGAAGAACCATTGTTTGATTTAAATGAAGAGCCATTGTTTGATTTAAATCAAGAACTACATGATTTAAATGGTGAGGAAGAAAACTTTGCTACAGGAGAAGAAAGCAACACTCACATAACTG CTGATTCAGAAGAAGTCCATGAAGTTCAGAATGAAAGTCACGAAAATATTCAAGAGGAGCAGCCCCAAAACAATGATGAGGAACAACTCCAAATGCAAAGAAAGGTTAAAATGTTGAGTAATGAAGAGCGCATTACCATTTATCAGCTACTACTGCAAAAAAGTGTTGATGGAAAATTACCTCAAGGGGTGAAAGAGTCAGTAGCTTCATCATTTTCAGTTTGTAGGAAAACTATCGACCGTATTTggaaaagagcaaaagaaagtgaGACTCATGATGTGTCTCATAAGAAGACAAAAAATAGTGGTCGCAAGAGAGTTGAAATTGATTTGAGTCAACTTCGTGAAATCCCTTTGAGCCAAAGAACAACTGTTCGAACTTTAGCTGTTGCCATGAAAACAAATACAAGTGCAATGTATAGGCTTATACAATCAGGTGCAATAAAGCGTCATTCGAGTGCCATAAAGCCACAACTGACAGAGGAAGGTAAAAGATTGCGGTTGGAATTTTGTTTGTCGATGCTTGAAGGTATACCGCATGATCCAATGTTCCAAAGTATGTACAATATTATTCACATTGATGAAAAATGGTTCTACATGACGAAGAAATCTGAGAGATACTATTTGCTCCCAGACGAGGATAAACCACATCGTAGttgtaaaagtaaaaattttgttccaaaagtTATGTTTTTAACTGCTGTAGCTCGACCAAGATTTGACTCggaaaaaaatgtaactttttCAGGGAAAATTGGAATTTTCCCGTTTGTCACTCAAGAACCGGCTAAAAGGACAAGTGTTAACAGAGTGGCGGGAACAATGGAGACAAAAGCAATAACTTCGATAAATAGAGACCTCATAAGGTCAGTTTTTATTGAGAAAGTGCTTCCAGCTACAAAGGAAGTGTGGCCAAGAGACGAATTGGGGTCAACGATATTCATTCAACAAGATAATGCAAGAACTCATATTAATCCTGATGATCCTGAGTTTGTTCAGGCAGCCACACAAGATGGATTTGACATCCGTTTAATGTGTCAACCTCCTAATTCTCCGGATTTTAATGTCTTGGACCTCGGATTTTTCAGTGCTATACAGTCATTGCATTACAAGGAAGCACCTAAAACTATTGATGAACTTGTCAATGCAGTGGTGAAGTCGTTTGAAAACTATTGTGTGGTGAAGTCCAATTTCATATTTCTCTCATTGCAGTTATGCATGATAGAGACAATGAAAGCCAAAGGTTCCAATAGATATACATCTCAGCATATGCAGAAGGAAAAATTAGAAACAGAAGAACAACTACCCATTCAATTGAAGTGTGACCCAATATTAGTGCAAGAAACTTTGGATTACTTAAACAACAATTAA
- the LOC121173139 gene encoding protein MAIN-LIKE 2-like has protein sequence MVDTCHLLEESANTVGDLTGWRQWYWRFDWSVRRKSAAAAAAAGSMASSSSCSSSIQTRSGPIDSDVLWMQPKHVSEHVWNGEPDRKLHIRRAVPTYQGEEQIPEEIVPLLRQCGFYWIMRMGYLKINAALISAFIERWRPETHTFHLRCGEATITLQDVSVLLGLRSDGAPLIGSTNLVWADLCEELLGVRPQEGEIEGSVVKLSWLAHHFSDINIDEGSMASSSSCSSSIQTRSGPIDSDVLWMQPKHVSEHVWNGEPDRKLHIRRAVPTYQGEEQIPEEIVPLLRQCGFYWIMRMGYLKINAALISAFIERWRPETHTFHLRCGEATITLQDVSVLLGLRSDGAPLIGSTNLVWADLCEELLGVRPQEGEIEGSVVKLSWLAHHFSDINIDEGNIEQLQRFTRAWILRFIGGVLFVNKSSSRVSLRYLQFLRDFEQCSTYAWGPAVLAYLYREMCSATDYKVKSIGGMCILIQMWAWERCTTLAPKRTPPVIENKPLGHRWLRRGNQHIGNDDLRLFRRKLDLMKRHEFVWEPYTATMMAALPPICVVGGVAWFAVVPLICFHVVEWHQPDRVLRQFGLQQPIPGCPSQPQNLHGITLKGKQDENWFHLLAPIIGQWNNRAEFRVDVYPRQEGLLGYNSDYMVWYRRKTKMFVDPNNANTAALGEVVETLQYMVSPQGRNTWTIDDLVPYVDKLAIISEEQERITEPVSHGPASEREFPAQEFPILQSSVETRGIGRRREPVEAEQYSQQMMERGHGMYYTPATFSEYPSQMYQYPFAGHHTDTFETSHSFGGVAETQPHFSWPTMTPSQQHDAPMATPNAPFAPQWNVPGAIPDMGELLGVDLRQEFSAEAEEAEAGRQRGGRRNPDRKTLVPMALPCCSQSALQHCKPRASLQPSPSRQHCWRFHAKVEALLGMAFPWPRAKLLLKAPSTMALPMQGTCQKSTPWEIAQEQP, from the exons ATGGTCGACACTTGTCACCTGCTGGAGGAAAGCGCCAACACAGTTGGCGATTTGACCGGATGGCGCCAGTGGTATTGGCGCTTTGACTGGTCTGTCCGTCGGAAATCAGCAgctgcagcagcagcagcag gctCAATGGCTTCTTCGTCGTCATGCTCATCAAGTATACAAACTAGGTCTGGTCCAATTGATAGTGACGTGTTGTGGATGCAACCcaagcatgtttcagaacatgtttggaatggggaaccAGACAGAAAACTACACATCAGGCGAGCAGTCCCGACGTATCAAGGTGAAGAACAAATACCGGAGGAAATTGTTCCTTTGCTTCGGCAATGTGGGTTTTATTGGATCATGAGGATGGGATACCTAAAGATAAATGCGGCCTTAATTAGTGCGTtcattgaaagatggaggcccgaaACCCACACGTTTCACCTGAGATGCGGAGAGGCTACCATTACTCTCCAAGATGTGTCAGTTTTACTAGGTTTGCGTAGTGACggggcaccattaattggtTCAACTAATCTTGTTTGGGCCGACTTGTGTGAAGAATTATTAGGAGTCAGACCACAGGAAGGGGAAATTGAAGGCAGTGTCgtcaaattaagttggttggctcaccatttttctGACATAAATATTGATGAGG gctCAATGGCTTCTTCGTCGTCATGCTCATCAAGTATACAAACTAGGTCTGGTCCAATTGATAGTGACGTGTTGTGGATGCAACCcaagcatgtttcagaacatgtttggaatggggaaccAGACAGAAAACTACACATCAGGCGAGCAGTCCCGACGTATCAAGGTGAAGAACAAATACCGGAGGAAATTGTTCCTTTGCTTCGGCAATGTGGGTTTTATTGGATCATGAGGATGGGATACCTAAAGATAAATGCGGCCTTAATTAGTGCGTtcattgaaagatggaggcccgaaACCCACACGTTTCACCTGAGATGCGGAGAGGCTACCATTACTCTCCAAGATGTGTCAGTTTTACTAGGTTTGCGTAGTGACggggcaccattaattggtTCAACTAATCTTGTTTGGGCCGACTTGTGTGAAGAATTATTAGGAGTCAGACCACAGGAAGGGGAAATTGAAGGCAGTGTCgtcaaattaagttggttggctcaccatttttctGACATAAATATTGATGAGGGTAACATTGAGcaattacaaaggtttacccgtgcGTGGATCCTTCGATTCATAGGAGGTGTCCTCTTTGTTAACAAAAGTAGTAGCAGAGTTTCCTTAAGGTACCTACAATTTCTACGTGACTTTGAACAGTGCAGCACGTATGCGTGGGGACCTGCCGTGCTTGcgtatttatatagagagatgtgcagcgccaccgattacaaagttaaatcaatcggaggtatgtgcatcttaatccaaatgtgggcatgggaacgatgcacGACCTTAGCTCCAAAGAGGACGCCTCCcgttatagaaaataaaccactcggacacag gtggttgcgacgtggaaatcagcatattggcaatgatgatcttagacttttccgtcgcaaattggatttgatgaaacgacatgag tttgtctGGGAGCCATACACAGCAACTATGATGGCAGCGTTGCCTCCAATTTGTGTGGTTGGAGGTGTAGCTTGGTTTGCGGTGGTGCCACtgatttgtttccatgttgttgagtggcaccaacccgatAGAGTTTTACGACAATTTGGATTGCAACAACCCATTCCCGGGTGTCCTTCGCAACCGCAAAATCTCCATGGCATAACgctcaaaggcaaacaagatGAGAATTGGTTCCACCTGTTGGCCCCAATCATTGGTCAGTGGAACAATCGAGCAGAGTTTAGGGTCGACGTTTATCCTCGACAGGAGGGCCTACTGGGTTATAACTCGGACTACATGGTGTGGTATAGGCGtaaaacaaagatgtttgtcgACCCAAACAATGCAAACACAGCTGCATTG GGTGAAGTTGTGGAGACTTTACAAtatatggtgtcaccacaagggAGGAACACGTGGACgattgatgatctcgtgccttacGTGGATAAGTTAGCAATTATATctgaagagcaagagagaatcactgaaccagtgtcacatggtccagcatcagAGCGTGAATTCCCAGCCCAAGAGTTTCCCATtcttcagtcaagtgttgaaactcgggGCATAGGCAGACGAAGGGAGCCTGTTGAAGCGGAAcaatattcccaacaaatgaTGGAGCGTggtcatggaatgtattacacgccagcAACATTTTCCGAATATCCttcacagatgtatcagtatccttttgCAGGTCATCATACTGATACTTTTGAGACCTCACATTCGTtcggtggtgttgcggaaacacagcctcatttttcatggcccacTATGACTCCTTCACAGCAGCACGATGCCCCCATGGCAACACCTAACGCCCCATTTGCTCCGCAATGGAATGTACCCggagcaatacctgatatgggcgagttattaggtgttgatttgcgtcagGAGTTTTCTGCAGAGGCTGAGGAAGCAGAAGCGGGGAGACAACGCGGcggcagaagaaatcctgatc GCAAAACGCTGGTGCCAATGGCGCTTCCCTGCTGCAGTCAGTCTGCACTGCAGCACTGCAAGCCTAGGGCTAGCCTTCAGCCTTCACCAAGTCGCCAACACTGTTGGCGTTTTCATGCAAAAGTGGAAGCGCTGCTGGGCATGGCGTTTCCATGGCCACGTGCCAAACTCTTGCTGAAGGCGCCATCAACAATGGCGCTTCCCATGCAGGGTACGTGCCAAAAGAGCACCCCCTGGGAAATAGCTCAAGAACAGCCCTAG